One window of the Candidatus Palauibacter australiensis genome contains the following:
- a CDS encoding GMC family oxidoreductase: MPSSRPRPTTAASAPALRRRSQDAHDVIIVGSGAGGGMAAYVLACHGLRVLLLEAGRDYDPVSETPMFQLPADAPLRAAGTADKPFGFYDATVDGGWRVPGEPYTNAEGVNFMWWRARMLGGRTNHWGRISLRMGPYDFKPYSRDGLGFDWPMTYDDLAPWYDRTEAFVGIYGSSEGLENTPDSSDGILQPPPAPRAYELLAKKACGGLGIPVVPAHIAILTEAQDAEGLSRMLWPGNALAQRVTRDAMRGRAPCYWATPCGRGCSIKANFQSTTVCLPPAQATGNLTTITDAMVREVTLDAQGRANGVHYVDKQARADRHAAAPVVILAASALESARILLNSRSSLFPDGLANGSGLVGKYIMDTVGAGVSGQIPALEYLPRHAEEGASAMHMYMPWWLYGEQAAGRLDFARGYHIEFGGGQRMPGYGAFSGIEPLTEGAYGQRFKEECRRYYGSFTYFDGRGEMIPNDDCYCEIDPEVVDQWGIPVLRFHWKWSDHELNQARHMQQTFAGIIEEMGGRVLSTVQTDGARAILAPGQIIHEVGGVRMGDRPENSVLNQYCQSWEVPNLFVMDGGPFVSNADKNPTLSIMAIAWRSSEYLVDQLRQGAL; encoded by the coding sequence ATGCCTTCATCACGCCCGCGTCCGACAACAGCCGCCTCGGCGCCCGCGTTAAGGCGGCGCAGCCAGGACGCCCACGACGTCATCATCGTCGGCTCCGGCGCGGGGGGCGGCATGGCCGCCTACGTGCTCGCCTGCCACGGCCTCCGGGTCCTGCTCCTCGAGGCGGGGCGGGACTACGATCCGGTGTCGGAGACCCCGATGTTCCAGCTCCCCGCCGACGCGCCGCTCCGCGCCGCGGGGACCGCCGACAAGCCGTTCGGCTTCTACGACGCGACGGTGGACGGCGGCTGGCGCGTCCCCGGCGAACCCTACACGAACGCCGAAGGGGTCAACTTCATGTGGTGGCGGGCCCGCATGCTCGGGGGGCGGACGAACCACTGGGGCCGCATCTCCCTCCGCATGGGGCCGTACGACTTCAAGCCCTACAGCCGGGACGGGCTCGGGTTCGACTGGCCGATGACGTACGACGACCTCGCGCCATGGTACGACCGGACCGAGGCCTTCGTCGGCATCTACGGCTCGAGCGAGGGGCTCGAGAACACGCCCGACTCCTCCGATGGAATCCTCCAGCCGCCGCCCGCGCCGCGCGCCTACGAACTGCTCGCGAAGAAGGCGTGCGGGGGTCTCGGGATCCCCGTCGTGCCCGCGCACATCGCGATCCTCACCGAAGCGCAGGACGCGGAAGGCCTGTCGCGGATGCTGTGGCCGGGGAACGCCCTGGCCCAACGCGTGACGCGCGACGCCATGCGCGGCCGCGCGCCCTGCTACTGGGCGACGCCATGCGGACGGGGCTGCTCGATCAAGGCCAACTTCCAGTCGACGACCGTCTGCCTGCCGCCGGCGCAGGCGACCGGCAACCTCACGACGATCACCGACGCCATGGTGCGCGAGGTGACGCTCGATGCGCAGGGACGGGCGAACGGGGTCCACTACGTGGACAAGCAGGCGCGCGCCGACCGCCATGCCGCGGCTCCCGTCGTCATCCTCGCGGCCAGCGCCCTCGAGTCCGCCCGCATCCTCCTCAACTCCCGCAGTTCGCTCTTCCCCGATGGCCTCGCCAACGGGAGCGGACTCGTCGGCAAGTACATCATGGACACCGTGGGCGCCGGCGTCTCCGGCCAGATTCCCGCGCTCGAGTACCTGCCGCGGCACGCCGAGGAAGGGGCCTCGGCGATGCACATGTACATGCCGTGGTGGCTGTACGGGGAGCAGGCGGCCGGGCGCCTCGATTTCGCCCGCGGCTACCACATCGAGTTCGGCGGCGGGCAGCGGATGCCGGGTTACGGCGCGTTCAGCGGCATCGAGCCGCTCACCGAGGGCGCCTACGGACAGCGCTTCAAGGAGGAATGCCGCCGCTACTACGGTTCGTTCACCTACTTCGACGGCCGCGGCGAGATGATCCCCAACGACGACTGCTACTGCGAGATCGACCCGGAGGTCGTCGATCAATGGGGCATCCCCGTGCTCCGGTTCCACTGGAAGTGGTCCGACCACGAACTCAACCAGGCCCGTCACATGCAGCAGACGTTCGCCGGGATCATCGAGGAGATGGGCGGGCGCGTGCTCTCGACGGTGCAGACGGATGGCGCCCGCGCGATCCTGGCGCCGGGCCAGATCATCCACGAGGTGGGCGGCGTGCGGATGGGAGACCGGCCGGAGAACTCCGTGCTCAACCAGTACTGTCAGTCGTGGGAGGTCCCGAATCTGTTCGTGATGGACGGTGGGCCGTTCGTCTCCAACGCGGACAAGAACCCCACGCTCTCCATCATGGCGATCGCCTGGCGGTCTTCCGAGTACCTCGTGGATCAACTTCGGCAGGGAGCGCTCTGA
- a CDS encoding Gfo/Idh/MocA family oxidoreductase, with protein MTLKNDFSRRDFVRASGAAGLGLSIVPAHVLGGPRHRAPSDTLNVAHIGVGGMGGGDVRGMAGVGENIYALCDVDERQAAGSWSAFPRAKRYRDFRTMLSEEADNIDAVLISTPDHTHTAAGMMALSLGKPTRIQKPLATTIWEVRQLVAAAERAGVATQMGNQGHAQDGTREIREWYEAGAIGEIRRVEYWTNRPIWPQAILRPTEAHHAPPWLEWDLWLGPAADRPYHPAYAPFNWRGWWDFGTGALGDIGCHAMDAAFWTFDLGTPERISAESTTRFPETAPAASRIEYDFPARGDRPAVKVVWRDGNLSPPRPEEVPDDARWPFESSGQLWIGTDGKMFAGIYGENPRLLDTERDAEIRADPPPEKYPRTDGVYAEFAAACKDGPPAGSNFVEHAGPLTEMVLLGNLSVRSGREVRLDPATGEILDGVSIPERYVKADYRSGWEW; from the coding sequence ATGACGCTGAAGAACGATTTCTCCCGGCGCGACTTCGTTCGGGCCTCGGGCGCGGCCGGCCTCGGCCTGAGCATCGTACCCGCGCATGTGCTCGGCGGGCCCCGGCACCGCGCGCCCAGCGACACGCTGAACGTGGCGCACATCGGGGTCGGCGGCATGGGAGGCGGCGACGTGCGCGGCATGGCGGGCGTCGGCGAGAACATCTACGCCCTGTGCGATGTGGACGAGCGCCAGGCGGCCGGCTCGTGGAGCGCCTTCCCGCGGGCCAAACGCTACCGCGACTTCCGCACGATGCTCTCGGAAGAGGCCGACAACATCGACGCGGTCCTGATCTCCACGCCGGATCACACGCACACTGCGGCCGGCATGATGGCCCTTTCACTGGGCAAGCCCACGCGCATTCAGAAGCCGCTCGCGACCACGATCTGGGAGGTGCGCCAACTCGTCGCCGCCGCGGAACGCGCGGGGGTCGCCACGCAGATGGGGAACCAGGGTCACGCGCAGGACGGGACGCGGGAAATCCGCGAATGGTACGAGGCCGGCGCGATCGGCGAGATCCGGCGCGTGGAGTACTGGACGAACCGACCCATCTGGCCGCAGGCGATCCTGCGACCGACCGAGGCGCACCACGCCCCGCCCTGGCTGGAGTGGGACCTGTGGCTCGGGCCCGCGGCCGACCGCCCCTACCACCCGGCCTACGCTCCCTTCAACTGGCGCGGCTGGTGGGACTTCGGGACCGGCGCGCTGGGCGACATCGGGTGCCACGCGATGGACGCCGCCTTCTGGACCTTCGACCTCGGCACGCCGGAGCGGATCTCGGCGGAATCGACGACGCGGTTCCCGGAGACGGCGCCCGCGGCGTCGCGCATCGAGTACGACTTCCCCGCGCGGGGGGACCGGCCGGCCGTGAAGGTGGTGTGGCGCGACGGCAACCTCTCGCCGCCCCGGCCCGAGGAAGTGCCGGACGACGCGCGCTGGCCCTTCGAGTCGAGCGGGCAACTGTGGATCGGGACCGACGGCAAGATGTTCGCGGGGATCTACGGCGAGAACCCCCGGCTGCTCGACACGGAGCGGGACGCCGAGATTCGGGCCGACCCGCCGCCGGAGAAGTACCCGCGTACGGACGGCGTGTACGCGGAGTTCGCCGCCGCCTGCAAGGACGGGCCGCCCGCGGGCTCCAACTTCGTCGAACACGCGGGACCGCTGACGGAGATGGTGCTCCTCGGCAACCTCTCGGTGCGAAGCGGCCGGGAAGTCCGCCTCGATCCGGCGACGGGCGAGATCCTCGACGGCGTCTCGATCCCCGAACGCTACGTGAAGGCCGACTACCGCTCGGGCTGGGAATGGTAG
- a CDS encoding gluconate 2-dehydrogenase subunit 3 family protein has product MADHPRERARDREREPEATEGLTRRRALQVLAAGAAGAATISAGACADGGESAVPGAEDATAFSGATSGGNRRAAGTPTDPDLVSPVVWWDLVLTEDELATLASLCDVIIPEDDHSPGAAALGAHAFIDEWVSAPYDGNRDDLTLVRGGLVWLDIESAERFGGRFTELTLEQKHAICDDICWAENAAPEYRVAARFFDRVRDLTSTAFWTTAEGMADLGFVGNRPMPRFDGPPPEVLERLGLA; this is encoded by the coding sequence ATGGCGGACCACCCACGCGAACGGGCGCGGGACCGCGAACGGGAACCGGAGGCGACCGAGGGACTGACCCGGCGCCGGGCGCTCCAGGTGCTCGCGGCCGGGGCGGCGGGCGCGGCCACCATCTCCGCGGGGGCGTGCGCCGACGGCGGTGAATCCGCGGTTCCCGGCGCCGAGGATGCGACCGCCTTCTCCGGCGCCACGAGCGGCGGCAACCGCCGGGCCGCCGGCACGCCGACGGACCCGGACCTCGTCTCGCCGGTCGTGTGGTGGGACCTGGTCCTGACCGAGGACGAACTCGCCACCCTCGCTTCCCTGTGCGACGTCATCATCCCCGAGGACGACCACTCCCCCGGCGCGGCGGCGCTCGGGGCGCACGCCTTCATCGACGAGTGGGTGAGCGCGCCCTACGACGGAAACCGGGACGATCTGACGCTCGTCCGCGGCGGGCTCGTGTGGCTGGACATCGAATCGGCGGAACGTTTCGGGGGCCGCTTCACCGAACTCACGCTCGAGCAGAAGCACGCGATCTGCGACGACATCTGCTGGGCGGAGAACGCGGCGCCGGAATACCGGGTCGCGGCCCGCTTCTTCGACCGCGTGCGGGATCTCACGTCGACCGCGTTCTGGACGACGGCGGAGGGGATGGCCGACCTCGGTTTCGTGGGGAACCGGCCCATGCCCCGCTTTGACGGCCCGCCGCCGGAGGTTCTCGAACGCCTGGGTCTGGCTTAG